Below is a genomic region from Penaeus chinensis breed Huanghai No. 1 chromosome 42, ASM1920278v2, whole genome shotgun sequence.
ttctttctctctcactctctctctctctcactctctctctctctttctctctttttctctctccttctctcgctctctctctctctctctctctctctctctctctctctctctctctctctttatctttctagttctctgtctctctctctctctctctctctctctctctgtctctctctctctcacctctctctctctctttccctccctctctctctctatctatctatctctctttctctctctctctctctctctcgctctctctctctctctctatctctctctctttctctctctctctctctctataacaacaataatgatactaaatatgatacaaataataataaggacagtaatgataaaagtgattatgatgatattgttgatgatgataataatggtaatcataattataataatgataataacaatattgagagtaaaggtagtaataatgataatgatagaaataacaacagcatcaacaataataatgatattgagattagtaatgatgataataataatgttaatcataatgatcattttgataacaacaataatgataataacagtaggaacaagagtgataataacaatgataataataattatgatgacaacaatagcggtaataatgatgataataatgttaatagtgatgacaatagtagagatgataataataatgacatatgagTGTttcggatgtatgtatatatatatatatatttttttttttttttttttttttttttttttactttttttttttttttttttttttttttttttttagcaaagcaCATACAATTTTCATAAGAAAGGCGACAAAAAGCCCGGCTGCGGACGCGCGCGCGCAGCCGCCGTGAGAGTCGGCGGAGGCCCTGCTCAGTAGCAGCGGCGCAGCAGGCGGATCCTCTCCTGCTCGAGGGCCTCCAGCAGCGCGCCCAGGCCCTGGCGCTCTCTCGGGATCCGCTCCTGGCTCCTGAAGAACCAGCGCCTCACCAGCTGCGGCATCTGCTGCTTCCCGCTGAAGAGGACCAGCAGCAGCTTGCCCACGGCGTACGCGTCGGAGAGGCTGCCGCACGGGCCCGCCCTCTCGCTCCGGCAGATCTCGGGGGCGTAGCACAGCTGCTCGTTCCACTGGATCCCCAGGCTCGGGAGCGCCCCGGCCGCCATGGTCAAACCGAAGTC
It encodes:
- the LOC125047986 gene encoding serine/threonine-protein kinase PknL-like; amino-acid sequence: MQELNLVLLVKGAIRPCVTVALYGQVIGRVKLHENIVQMMHQHGLAHNDIKPANVCVRVGAEGARVTVIDFGLTMAAGALPSLGIQWNEQLCYAPEICRSERAGPCGSLSDAYAVGKLLLVLFSGKQQMPQLVRRWFFRSQERIPRERQGLGALLEALEQERIRLLRRCY